CAATACTTATCGAGCGCTCATTATTATCCTTTAATTTAGCAAATTTTTCTTCTAAGACTGCTCTCTCGTTTTGCACTTTACTAAGCTTTTCGTCTAAGACCGTATATTCCTTTTGCAAAGCAAGAACTTCACTTCTTAAACCTTCCTCTCTTTTTTTTAAGTATTCAAGGCACTTAAATAAATTTTTATTATCTTCAGTCAAGCTCCCAACTTTCGCTCGCAAAACTTCATTCTCATCATTTAAACTAGTTTTTTCTCTCCACAAGCTGCCGTTTTGATTTCTCCAATTACCTATCTCTTTTTGTAAACCTTTTTTATTTTGCTTTAAATTAGCAATTCTTTTTAATAATTCTTCTTCGTTTCTTCTTGCATTAGCTTCGTTTTCTATTGCTAACTTTTGTTCCCTTCTTATTTTTTCAATAAAAAAGCTTCCTAACGAAGCTTTACTACTACTTATACTGCCTAAATCTTTTAGCGATTCACTTAGAAAGCTATCGCTACTCGCGTTACCTTGGTTAGGCACGAATGAAATATTTTGCTTCGGCTCTTCTATCCTCCTTTTTTTGCGTTCAGGCTGCGATTCGCTTGTAACTTCAGTGTGACGCGGCCTTATCGGAACATGGCTATACCCGTTTTCATTTGCATTCCCCCTCTCCTGCATAGTGCTTCCCCCTTTTTAACTTATACTCTTTATAAAACTTAATCATTATACTATAAAGAGCTAATATAATTATCAAATACTTTTCTTTCTCTATACTTCAATTAAATTTATTGGCTAATTACGTGATATATACCAATAGCTTTTAAATTTAAAAGTATCTACTCGGGCTTTCCCTACCGGAGACTAAATCCTGCCAAAATCCTTGGCTTATCTCAGGTGATCCCGGGAATCGGAATTGATCATCCTGTTCGTTAATGCTTTCCACAGCCTCAGAGTCTTTATGTAAATGCTCCGGGTTAATAGTAGTTAATTGAGTAGAAGTTTGTTGCTCTGAATAAATTTGCATTAAACTTTCATCGTCAAGTATAAAGCTTGGTTGATGATAAACTTCCTCTAAACTAGCTATCTTAGCTTTTAACCAACCAACCTCTTGGGTTAGAAGAATATTAGAGTCTGCTAATCCGATATTTTCTTCCTTTAATCGGCAGTTTAATTCTTTCATGGCTTCAACTGCTTCCCTCGCTTCATTAACCATTTCTTGCGCACATTTAATTGTCTTTTTCATGTTATAAATTTCGCCCAATAAAAATTTATTTTGATTTTGCAAATGTTCATTTTTTTTATTAAGATCCTTAATAGCTTTTTTTTCCGCTTTTTGTTCTTTTTCTGATAATTCAGCTATTATTCGTGCTTTATATAAGCCGAGATATGGATTTAAAATATTTAAAATATTATCCATTGTATAATGTGATTTAATTTTCGGATCAGCATTACACGGATTATCCGAAGCTATTTGAGTCGCATGCCCAACTTGTTTTCCCTCTATTTTTAGATACGCTTGCCTTAACACTTCCATTTCGGCACTTGTAAGATGCTTACTTCCAAATTTAGAAATACTTCCCTGCTTATCTGCTACTCCCCTCTCCTGCATAGCGCTTCCCCTTTGACTATACTTAATTCTATAAAGACCTAATATCATATTATAAAGGGGTAAAATAATTTACAAATAGTTTTCTATTAAACTTTTAATTTTATTTATTCATTAATTAAAGCCATACTAAAATTCAGAATTGAACTTTCAATTTAAATGTGAATTAATATTACTTAATTAGAAATAAAAATTAACGGATAAACAATTTAGATCATGAGTAAAATACTGGATTTTTCCGAACTTCTTATCACAAAATTTTGCCATGATATTTCCGGGCAAATTAGCGCTATTGATAATGGACTTGAGTTTTTAAAGGATGGCCATGAAGAAATAAAAAACAAAGCAATGGAGTTGGTTTCTTCATCAAGCGCAGAGCTGGTAACCAGAATGAATTTTTACAGGTATGCCTACGGCAATCTCAAACGCAACGGAGAAGCGGATATTGAGCAATTAAGCAAGCTCATTCAAAAACATTATATGAATTCTAAAATAAAAATAAATTGGCAATATAACACTGATATCTGTTTAAGGGGAATAACTAACCGAGCCTGCAAATTGCTTATTAACCTTGTAATAATCGCCTCAACTTACCTTATTCACGGCGGTGAAACGGAAATTAAAATTGAAAAAGGTTCGGCTGGCAAACTACTTAGAATCACGGGAAGGGGTAGAGATATAAAAGTTAATCCCGAGCATAAATCAATTTTAACCGAACATAATGAAGCAGAGCCGACTATATTTAATATACAGGTTTTCCTAACCCGAAAACTTGCTGATGAACTAAACGCTCAACTTCAAATGGACTACAGCAACGGCCATATTACTTTTTATGCGGAGCTTTAATCGGCAGAAAAATTAAGGGCTATATATGCATTATTAGTTAATGTTTTATCTCTCTAATAATCATAGTTATCAAATAAAATAAGCTAAGTTGACTTGCTATTTTACTGTTTCACATGTAAAAACTTTAAATAGTTAATTTATGGTTTAAATGGATATTACAAATGTTTTCTTATTTTGCTAAAAAATTGTTCGGTAGCTCAAATGATAGGTTTGTTAAATCCTTATATCCTGTTGTTGCCAAAATTAACTCACTTGAGCCTATATTTGAGAAGCTTTCAAACGATGCATTGAAGGCAAAAACTTTTGAATTTAAGGAACAGCTAAAAACCGGACGGACTTTAGATGATTTACTGCCAGAAGCATTTGCAGCCGTAAGGGAAGCTTCCAAGCGCACACAGGGAAAGAGACATTTTGACGTGCAGCTAATCGGTGGCATAGTGTTAAATAATGGTATGATTTCGGAAATGAAGACCGGCGAAGGTAAAACATTGGTTTCAACACTCCCCGCTTATCTGAATGCATTAACCGGTAAAGGTGTCCATATTATAACCGTTAATGACTATCTTGTTGAACGCGATTCAAAATCAATGGGAGAAATTTATAACTTCTTAGGCTTAAGCGTCGGAAGTATTACTAACTCAATTCCAGACTGGGTGAGAAAAAAAGCTTATGAAGCTGATATAACTTACGGAACTAATAATGAATTCGGGTTTGATTATCTCCGCGACAATTTGAAGTTGGATCTTGAAGAAATGGTTCAAAGGCCGTTTAATTATGCAATTGTTGATGAGGTGGACAGCATTCTTATAGATGAATCAAGGACACCACTTATAATTTCCGGGCCTACCGAGGATAACTCGGATCTTTACTATAAAATCAATAAACTCATCCCACTTCTAGGAGAAGGAGACTATGAAACTGATGAGAAAGGAAAGAATTGCGCACTGAGCGATAAAGGCCATGAGACGATTGAGCAATTATTGAAAGACCATAAGATAATCAGCAAAGATGCGGAGCTGTATAACATAGAAAATATGGGGATTGTCCACCATGTTAATCAAGGATTAAGAGCTCATAAAATCTTCCAAAAAGATGTCGATTACATCATCAAAGATAATAAAGTAATGATCATCGATGAATTTACAGGAAGAGTTTTAGATGGCAGAAGATATTCGGAAGGGCTTCATCAGGCATTAGAAGCTAAAGAAAACGTACAGATTCAAAATGAAAACCAAACCTTAGCCTCAATAACTTTTCAAAATTACTTCAGAATGTATCCTAAGCTCGCGGGCATGACAGGAACCGCTATGACTGAAGCAAACGAATTTATTGATATTTATAAGTTACCGGTATTCAGCATTCCAACCCATCTTGAAGTAAAGCGTAAAGATGAGGAAGATGTTATATATAAAAGCATGAAGGAAAAATATGATGCGATTATAGAAGAAATAGAAGCAAGCCATAAACACGGGCAGCCTATACTGGTGGGAACAGTAAGTATTGAGAAATCTGAATACCTTTCATCCTTACTTAAAAAAAGAAAAATTAAACATAACGTACTAAATGCAAGGCAGCATGCTAAGGAAGCCGAAATCATAGCACAAGCCGGAAGACCGGGGAATGTTACCATTGCAACCAACATGGCAGGTCGCGGAACTGATATTATGCTTGGTGGCAACCCTGATATGCTAATTAACGAAGAGCTTAAGAAATATCCTAATAAAGATATAAATATCATAAAGGAAGAAGTTTTAGCTACAATTGCCTCTGATAAGGAAAAGGTACTTGCAGCCGGCGGATTATACGTTTTAGGAACTGAAAGGCATGAATCCAGAAGGATTGATGACCAATTGAGAGGTCGTTCGGGAAGACAGGGAGATCCGGGAAAAACTAAATTTTATCTTTCGCTTGAAGATGATTTGATGCGTATATTCGGCTCGGAAAAGATCAGCAGCATGCTAACTAAGCTTGGCCTTAAAGAAGGTGAAGCAATTATTCACCCGTGGATAAGCCGCTCGATCGAAAAGGCTCAACAGAGGGTAGAAGCCAGAAACTATGAAATACGTAAGAATTTACTGAAATTCGATGATGTTATGAGCGAGCAGCGCTCGGTAATTTACGAGCAACGCTTGGATTTAATGAAGTCGGAAAAATTATCCTCCTTCGTAAAAGAGCTAATTGTGGAAATAAACGGCTCATTGGTTGAGAAGTTTGTTCCTAAGAAATCTATCTCGGAAGAATGGGATTTAGACTCATTTGAAAAAGAGGTGTTTAGAATTTACGGCTTACATTTAAATATTAAGGATTTTGCTTCTAGTGAAGGTGTGGCAAACGAAGAAATTTTAGATTTTCTGGAAGAGCAGGTATTTAGCGCTTATCAGGATAAAGTGAATAAATATGGTCAAGAGTCGATGCAATATGCTGAAAAGCATATAATGTTGGTTACACTCGATCACTTATGGAAGGATCATTTGCATATGCTTGATCATTTACGTACCGGGATTAATTTAAGGGCTTACGGGCAAAAAGATCCGCTTAATGAATATAAAATAGAAGCATTTAAATTATTCCAAACTATGCTTGATGATTACAACATATTAATTGTACAAAGAATTTTCCAATTACATATTCAAGATGCTTCCGAGCTCGAACAGCATAACAATGAAGCAAAAATGATCGAATCTAGAAACGATCCGAGCATTGAGCAAAGCCGTAACTTTTTAGGAGAAAGAGATCCGAGCAATCCGGAAACCTGGGGCAAAGTTTCACGTAATGAACCCTGCCCTTGCGGTTCGGGTAAGAAATACAAACAATGCCATGGTGCAATTGCTTAAGGGTTTTAAGTAATCATTCCTGATCTTGTGATGTAAAAGTGTTACACTGATTTTATAGCAATGATAGATATGTAAACATAAAAATGACAACAAAGAACCCAAGAATTAATGTTACCTTCGAAGCAACAACTATAGGCTTGATTTCACACCTGGCACACTTGGAACATAAATCCGTAGCTAGCTTTGTTCGAGAACTGGCTCTTGAAGCATTAGAAAGGCGCGAAGATCTTTATCTATCTCAAGTAGCTGAAAACTTGGATAAAGATAACGTAAAAATTTATAGCCATGAAGAAGCATGGAAGTAAAATATCACATATGTTATCAGGAAGAAGTAGTCCGAAAATATATTCCCAACCTTTCATCTTCTGCTAAAGCACTTATCAAGCAGGCAATTGAAGAACTTTTAATGGTAGACCCGGTCGGGTTCGGTAAAACCTTTACGTTATAGTTTTAAAGGGCATAGGCGATTACGTGTAAGTGATTACCGAATAGTTTATCGCATTGAATATGAAACCACCACAGTTGTTATCGTTGCCATAAAACACCGCAAGGAAGTTTATGAGTTATAAAGTAAAGTAAGTTGAATATCCTAGTATATAGGGAGCTAGTTGAGCTATAAAATTTCAGCTAAGTTTGCGTATAAAAACCATAGACATTTACAAAGCGCACGCGCTATAAATGGCGGTGAGGAGCGTGCTTCTTGCTATTTTTATTAAACTCAATTTATTATACTTATTTTTATATAATAAGGATAGCTTAATTAAAACAAACTAATCTATGTTAAGCCCCTAATCCTTTATTATTACCCTAATCCTATATTATTATTTTGGCTACTCCTCTCGGCTTTGAGATTTGCTGTTTTTTCCCCTACTACCGGTTTACCTTCTCCTTTCTCCTTAGGCTTATCATCTTTCTTAGTCAGCTCTACTTTCCCGTCATTCCTGGCTTTTTCAAGCATTTCATCAAATTTCTTAGCATCCTGAGGACGGGAATTTTTTTGAAATTCATCGGCATTTTTATTTGTGGAGTTTTCAGGGTCTTTTCTTTTATCACCCATTACATCTCTTTTAACATCTCCTGCTACGCTTACAACATCTTTTAAAACCGTGTTACCGGCAGCAAGTGCACCTGCTCCTACAATTTTCCCACCTTCTTTAAGATCACCCACCGCCATTTTTCTAAACCCTTGCGCGGCTCCTTCGGTCATTTGGGTAAATGATTGTACTGCTCCTCCTAATAATCTTAAGCCTTGAGTAAGAAGAGGTATCTTAACTTCGTCTCCGATATCCTTAACTTCAGTCCCTAATTGCTTTATCGGCGCAGTTACGTTCATAACAAATTCTCCGCCCACTCTTGTTAAAGCAGCTCCGGCAATTTTATATGAATCCAGTTCATTTGGTCGTAGTATAGTCCTTCCTGCCGCACCACTTAATATACATGTTTCATGCACAAGATGCCCCGCCGCCTCGGTGGAAGCGGCTCCTATACCAAAAAGTCCACCCACGGCTTTTAGTGCGGTAGAAGCGGCAATAGCTACTCCCCACAATGATTTCCTGCTGAAAGACTTTGATTCGGTAAAATTTTCTCTGGTAATTCTTAAAGGCATTGATGCCCATTCATTTATCTTTTGCATTCCTGTGCTAGCCGCGCTACATACTGTATTCAAAGCAGCACCTAAATTATTAAACCCGGCATAAACTCCATTTCCTGCTTTCTGCAGAATAGTATCACTAGGATTATCCCCCAGCTCATATTTCTTTTTGAGTTCACCAAAACCCGGTTTTTTATCAGCCATTTTATTCACTATATAATTTATTCCTATTGTTTCATAATATTATAAATAAGTTAATAAATAGTTAATTACTTGTATCTATTTTTTATATTATTATTCAGAAAGGCACAGGTTAATTATTAATACTTAAAAGCTTGAAAAAGCTAAAAAAATAGTAATACTACGAAACCAGAGCTTTAAAGCAAAATTATAAAATGCAGATAGCGGCAAAAATTACGGGCTTTCCTTTTTCGGAAGATGTTTTAGGTTATTTAGCTAAAGATATTAGTGCTAAGTTTAATGATATTTATATAGCAAATAAGGTTGTTGTTGTTCTTCCCAGCCGAAGGGCGGTAAGGAATCTAAAATCTAAATTATTAAGCTTGAGTCGCGATAAAATTTGCTTCCTTCCTCAAATCATCACTTTTTCGGATATACCTAATAACCTGATATTATTTAACTCTGACTGTGATAACTTAGACATGAGACTGCCTGATATAATAGATAGCTTTTCGCTCGATATGATAGTCTTAGAAATTATCGAAGAAATAAAAAGTTTATATCCAAGCTTTAAAACCTTTCAGGATAAAAAAATTTCAAGTTATATAAAAAATTTTTATTAAATTTTTTACATACAACCAATGCTCATCCTCAATAAAAATCGATAATCCCGATTATGAAATATTTAATTACTTACTTGATACCTTCACTCAGAAACTAAAATCATTAGGTAAGGTAACTGAACAGCAATTAAGAAACGAAGCAATTTTTAGACTTAAACATGCCTGGAATGTTGAAAAAGCCGGCAGTCATATTTATTCGGTTCTTCCTACTTCTAATACACCTTATATATTTGATTTTTTAAAACTGGTTAGTATAAGAAAGAATGCTGAAATTATAATTAACGGATTAGAGCCCCCGATCGATCTTACGGAATGGGAAAGCACTACTGAAAAACATGCTAATTTCTTTATTAAAGGCTTTTTAAACCATATAGGCT
The endosymbiont of Acanthamoeba sp. UWC8 DNA segment above includes these coding regions:
- a CDS encoding type II toxin-antitoxin system RelE family toxin, translated to MVYRIEYETTTVVIVAIKHRKEVYEL
- a CDS encoding DUF6290 family protein, whose translation is MTTKNPRINVTFEATTIGLISHLAHLEHKSVASFVRELALEALERREDLYLSQVAENLDKDNVKIYSHEEAWK
- a CDS encoding histidine phosphotransferase family protein; amino-acid sequence: MSKILDFSELLITKFCHDISGQISAIDNGLEFLKDGHEEIKNKAMELVSSSSAELVTRMNFYRYAYGNLKRNGEADIEQLSKLIQKHYMNSKIKINWQYNTDICLRGITNRACKLLINLVIIASTYLIHGGETEIKIEKGSAGKLLRITGRGRDIKVNPEHKSILTEHNEAEPTIFNIQVFLTRKLADELNAQLQMDYSNGHITFYAEL
- the secA gene encoding preprotein translocase subunit SecA, coding for MFSYFAKKLFGSSNDRFVKSLYPVVAKINSLEPIFEKLSNDALKAKTFEFKEQLKTGRTLDDLLPEAFAAVREASKRTQGKRHFDVQLIGGIVLNNGMISEMKTGEGKTLVSTLPAYLNALTGKGVHIITVNDYLVERDSKSMGEIYNFLGLSVGSITNSIPDWVRKKAYEADITYGTNNEFGFDYLRDNLKLDLEEMVQRPFNYAIVDEVDSILIDESRTPLIISGPTEDNSDLYYKINKLIPLLGEGDYETDEKGKNCALSDKGHETIEQLLKDHKIISKDAELYNIENMGIVHHVNQGLRAHKIFQKDVDYIIKDNKVMIIDEFTGRVLDGRRYSEGLHQALEAKENVQIQNENQTLASITFQNYFRMYPKLAGMTGTAMTEANEFIDIYKLPVFSIPTHLEVKRKDEEDVIYKSMKEKYDAIIEEIEASHKHGQPILVGTVSIEKSEYLSSLLKKRKIKHNVLNARQHAKEAEIIAQAGRPGNVTIATNMAGRGTDIMLGGNPDMLINEELKKYPNKDINIIKEEVLATIASDKEKVLAAGGLYVLGTERHESRRIDDQLRGRSGRQGDPGKTKFYLSLEDDLMRIFGSEKISSMLTKLGLKEGEAIIHPWISRSIEKAQQRVEARNYEIRKNLLKFDDVMSEQRSVIYEQRLDLMKSEKLSSFVKELIVEINGSLVEKFVPKKSISEEWDLDSFEKEVFRIYGLHLNIKDFASSEGVANEEILDFLEEQVFSAYQDKVNKYGQESMQYAEKHIMLVTLDHLWKDHLHMLDHLRTGINLRAYGQKDPLNEYKIEAFKLFQTMLDDYNILIVQRIFQLHIQDASELEQHNNEAKMIESRNDPSIEQSRNFLGERDPSNPETWGKVSRNEPCPCGSGKKYKQCHGAIA